ACCTGCCGGAACGGGGCCGGATCGGCATTTTCAACCGCTCCTATTACGAGGAAGTGCTGATCGCCCGCGTCCACCCCGAAATCCTCGCCAGCGAATCCCTGCCCGACCCGCCACACCCGCCGGATGCGGTCTGGCCCGCGCGCTACCGCTCGATCGTCGATCTCGAACATCACCTGAGCACCAACGGCACCAAAATCATCAAGTTCTTCCTGCATCTCTCAAAGGACGAACAACGCCGCCGCTTCATCGACCGGATCGACGATCCGGCAAAGAACTGGAAATTCAGCACCGCCGACCTTGAGGAACGCAAATACTGGGATCAGTACATGACCGCCTACGAGGCCTGTCTCGGGGCCACCAGCGCCACCCACGCGCCGTGGTATGCGGTCCCCGCCGATGACAAGCACACCGCTCGGCTCATCGTATCGCAGGTCATCGTCGAGGCTCTCGAAGCCCTCGACATGAGTTTCCCGCACGTCACCCCGGAGCGCCGCGCCGAACTCCAGGACATTCGCAGGCAGTTGGCCGCGTGACCCACGCCCGCATCACTTCATTCAGGGCCGATCACCCCCCATGAGCGTCCAGTCGCCCGACCGGCCCGCAATCGGCTCAGCCGACGCCCCTCCGGCAGTGCCGATCTATCGCGCACTCCTGCCCGGCGCCGATGCCCTGCTGCCCTACCTGCGGATCATCGACGCCAACCGCCACTACGCCAACCGGGGCGAACTGGTCCGCCGGCTCGAAACCCGGCTCCGCGAACGGATCGCCGCACCGGGATGCGCGGTCCTCACCGCCGCGTCGGGTACCGCCGCCCTGCAGGCGGCGATCCTCGCCCAGACGGGCCGGGCCGATCCCGCACGGCCCTTCGCCCTGATCGCAGGCTACACCTTCGTCGCCACTGCCATGGCCGCCGAAGCCTGCGGCTACACCCCGGTCTTCGTCGATATCGACCCGGCGACCTGGGCGATCGATCCCGCAACCCTCCGCCGCCACGATCGGCTTGCGCGCACCGGCATCGTGCTGGCGGTCGCCCCCTATGGCCGCCCGCACGATCAACAAGCCTGGGTCGATTTCGCATCCTCGACCGGCGTACCGGTCGTGATCGACGCCGCCGCCTCGTTCGAGGCACTGATGCAAAACCCGGCCACCCTGACCGGCACCGTGCCGGTCGTCCTCAGTTTCCATGCGACCAAGGCCTTCGCGACCGGCGAAGGCGGTGCCGTGATCTGGTCCGATATCGAAGGCCTGAAACGCTGCGCCCGGGCGATGAATTTCGGCTTCCTCTACAGCCGCGAAAGCCGCGCGGCCGGTTTCAACGGCAAGATGAGCGAGTACCATGCCGCCATCGGTCTTGCCGCGCTCGATGGCTGGGACGCCACCGCGGCAGCATCGGCACGTCTCGCGGCACGCTACCGCGCCATAGCCATGCGCGCCGGCCTTGGCGACCGGCTGATCCTCGCGCCCGAAATCGCCTCGAACTACGCCCTGTTCCGTGCCGACTCACGCTCGGACCCCCTCGCCTCATGCGCCTGCCTCGAAGCGGCGGCGATCGAGCACCGGTTCTGGTATGGTCCGGGCCTGCATCGCGAACCCTATTTCGCGGCACACCGGCCAGCGGCACTGCCCGCTACCGAAGCCTGCGCCGCCGCCCTGCTCGGCATTCCCGTCTTCCCCGATATCGACGAGCCGGCGATCGAACGGATCATCGCCGCGCTCGCACGGACCGCACCATGAACGCCAGCACACAAGTCCAGCCTCTCGTCCTTTACGGCGCAACCGGACATGCCCTGTCGGTCCGCGCCCAGATCGAACGCGTCTTCGCCGCCAGAAATCACCACATCGTCGCCTATATCGACGACCATCACCCGGGCGGCGAACTCGCGGGCGCACCGGTCGTGACGTTCGACGAATGGCAGGTCCGCTTCCGCGAAATTCCGGTGATCGTCACGATCGGCGAGCCCCGCGCCCGCCGCGCCCTCGCCGAACGGATCGAAGCCGCCGGGGGCCGGTTTGCCTCGATGTGCGGGGACTGGCCCTCGATCGCAGCCGATTTCACCTATGGCGAGGGCAGCTTCACCGGCGGCCCGAACTATATTGGCCCCAATGTCAGCATCGGCCGCCACGTCCAGATCCAGCCGATGACCACACTCGCCCATGACGCGAGGGTGGGCGACTATTCGACAATCTGCACCTCGAACATCGCCGGCTGGGTGCTGATCGGCGACGAGGTCTTCATCGGCGTCGGCGCGGCGATCGTGAACGGCACGGCGTCCCGACCGATCCAGATCGGGCAGGGCGCGGTGATCTATGCCGGCGCGGTGGTGACAAAATCGGTGCCGCCGGGCATGAAAGTGGCTGGAAATCCGGCCCGGGATGTCAGCCTCGCCGCCGCCCGCCGCCGTCGCGGCACCCGGCCCCTGACGGACCCCGTCTGATGAAGATCTTCATCCTGTCGCGTAACCGCCCGATCTTTCTCTGGGCCTGCCTCGACAGCCTCTATCGTCACACCCGCACCCCCTGCCGCTTCATCCTGATCGATTCCGCTTCGGACGACCCGCTGATCCGCCCGGTGATCGAAGGCTTCGAACGGCGCGGCATGCTGGCCGAAATCGTCTGGCTCAAACGCAACGACGCAACGATGGTCCGCGCCGCGATCGTCGAGCGTCTTGATGAAACGGACGAATTATTCGCCTTCATCGAGTCCGACGTCGTTCTCCTGCCCGGCTCGATCGGGTGCTGGGTCGCGCGAATGGCCGAGCTGATGGCCGATCCCAGGCTCGCCATGCTCGGCTCGCTGATCGATCCCGACGATTTCGTCAGCCTCGATCAGGCCCGCATCGCGGCACCGCACCTCACCGAATACGAGTTGCGCGACATCACCCATCATGAGGACCCCGAAGCCCGCCGTCACCGCCCCGATCCGGGGCAGGCGGTGTTCTCGCCCCATAATCCCGCCGGTCGCCTCCTCATGATCCGGACCGAGGCGGTGCGCCGTGCCGGCGGTGCCACCGATTCGGACCTGCACGATCGCCTGTTCGAACTCGGCTACACGACCGGCATCAGCACCGAAGTGCGCCATCGTCATCTCTCGCTGCTGAATGTCTATGATTATCCGGCCTACGACATGAATGCCCGCAACGCCTACATGTACAGCCTGACCTACAAGGCGCAGGCCGAGCAGGCGATCATGGCGGGGCTTGAACAGAGCGGGCGCATCACCACCGAGCCCGATCTGCATGTCGTGGCCGACGGCGTGCGGATCGATGCCGAGCGACTCGATCGGGTGTATCGCTTCACCGTACCGGATGCGGCTGAAATCACTCTGACATGCCGGCGCGGTTTTGCCCTGCAGTCGGTCGATCGCCGCCCCCTCGGCGTTTCGCTCGGCAGCCTGATCCTCGACGGGGTGGAGCGCCTGTTCGATCCGCAACTTCAGCGCGGCTGGTATCCTGCTGAATCCGCATGGCGCTGGACCGCGGGCCGCGCCGAACTACCGCAGGTCCACAGCATCGAACTCACCGTCGTCGGCTCGGTCAGCTATCAGACCGACCCGATCGAGCCTATGACAGATCGGCAACCTTAAGTAGATAACAATTTGTGGTAAGTCGAAAAATAGAATTGTCCAGAAACTCACTGGGCATTGCATCTGAACGCCGAGAAATTTACTGACCTGGCCGCACATCGTTATTTGACATCGTTACATTACTTGAGATAGATGAACTCTGTGCAATCTTCCTGACCTCAGGTCCGTTGCCGAAAAATTCAAAACGTGATCGCGCTCTGCGATCGACGTGCCTGACTGTTCAACAGGGTAGTGGGAGATATTTCAATGTATTCTTTTCGATTTTCCAGCATTCTCGCCGGTGTGCTTGCCCTTGGTATAGCAGGAGCAGGCACGGCGGTCGCCGCACCGATGACGGCATCGGTCAGTTTGACCAGCGGCAGTTTTTCAGTTGGTGGCGGCGGAGCGTCGGTTAGCGGCCTCAACGGAACCTATACAAATTACGCCACAGGCGACTTCAGCTTCTCGAACGATTTCCCCTCATCCACCACACCGTATAATCTGACCCTCGGCGGTGCCATCTATGTCGGTAACACGCCGGTCCTCAGCGGTACCTCCGGCGTGTTTACCAGTTCCCTCGGCAACCTCACCGGCGCGATCGAAGCATTGTCGATCGGCGGGACCACCGCCTACGATCCGGCTCTGGTCACGGTCATCGATACCATCCTGCTCAGCGGGCAGAATCCCGGTAGTGTCAGTTACGATGGGTTCAGCCTCAGCTACTACTACCACGTCGACTCATCGTCCTCTTCGGGCGCCTCCGGCATCTTTGCCGTCGGGACTAATAACAATCTCGGCCTCGGCACCGATTCCGGCAGTTTCTCCGCAAGCGCGACACTGACGGACGTTCCGGAGCCCGGTTCGTTGCTTCTGCTCGCTTCCGGGCTGCTCGGTCTTGCCGTGGTTCGCCGCCGCCGCATCATCTGATCGCCTTCCTGAAGCGGTGTTCGGATTGACGGGTCCGCTGCGGCGGACCCGTTCTTCGTTCCGCCTCCGACCCTGATATCTCGCCCCGGCGGCAATTGACATCGCAGCAGCGGCAGCGGACACCATACGGACCGCACCCCACCGAGTCGCTGACCAAGTGGGGCAAACGGCAGATGGAGGCCCTGATCATCCCGGACGACATGCGATCGGCGACAACCTCCCGCCAGCCTGAACAGATCCTTCACACCGTTTTCGGCCATGGCGGGTTTCGCGGCGAGCAAAGCGAGATCGTCCGTCATGTCGTGGCCGGCGGCGATGCGCTCATCCTGATGCCGACCGGCGGCGGCAAGTCGATCTGCTATCAATTGCCGTCGCTCTGCCGCGACGGCGTCGGGATCGTGGTCTCGCCGCTCATTGCGCTCATGCGCAATCAGGTCGAGGCGTTGCGCCAGCTCGGCGTCCGGGCCGCCGCGCTCAATTCGAGCCTCGATGCCGGGGAGCGCGCCCGGGTCCGGGCCGATCTCCGCGCTGGCCGGCTCGATCTGCTCTACGTCGCGCCGGAGCGGCTGGTGTCGCCCGACTTCATGGATATGCTGGCCGAAATCGACATCGCATTGTTCGCGATCGACGAAGCCCATTGCATCAGCCAGTGGGGACACGATTTCCGGCCGGAATATCTCCAGCTCGCCGCCCTGGGCACGCGGTTTCCCGGCGTGCCGCGCCTTGCCCTGACCGCAACCGCCGATCCCCAGACCCGCGAGGATATCCGCCGCCGGCTCGATCTCGGCGATGCCCGGCTGTTTCTCGCGAGTTTCGACCGGCCGAATATTTTCTACAACATCGCGCTCAAGACCGAACCGAAGCGACAATTGCTGGCGTTTCTCAAGCGCCACCCCGGCGAGAGCGGCATCGTCTACTGCCTCAGCCGCGCCACAGTGGATGAAACCGCCGCCTGGCTCACCGCGCAGGGGATCAACGCGCTCGCCTATCATGCTGGACTGGAATCGGGCCTGCGCAGCCGCCGTCAGGATGCGTTCCTTGCCGATGACGGGCTGGTGCTGGTCGCGACCATCGCTTTCGGCATGGGGATCGACAAGCCCGATGTCAGGTTCGTCGCGCATCTCGACCTGCCGTCGAGCCTGGAAGCCTATTATCAGGAAACCGGACGCGCCGGGCGGGACGGCCAGCCCGCCGAGACGCTGCTGCTCTACGGCTTGCAGGACGTGACGCTGCGCCGCCGGATGATCGATCAGGGCGATGCGCCGGAGGCGGTCAAGCGGGTCGAGCGCAGCAAGCTCGATGCGCTGCTCGGGGTCTGCGAGACCGCCTCATGCCGGCGCCGCGCCATCCTGCTGCATTTCGGCGAAGCGCCGCCGATGAATTGCGGCCATTGCGATAATTGCGTCACCGCGGTCGAGACCTGGGATGCCACGCTGGCGGTCCGCAAGGCGCTTTCGGCGGTCCTGCGCACCGGCCAGCGCTTCGGCGTGGGTCATCTGACCGATGTGCTGCTCGGCACCGCGACGGAAAAGATCATCCGGTTCGGTCACGACAAGCTGCCGACCTTCGGCGTCGGGGTTGAGCTCGATCGCAGGCAATGGGCCTCGGTGTTCCGTCAGATGGTGGTGGCCGGGATCGTCGCGGTCGATCACGACCAGTTCGGCGCCTTGTGCACCACCGAGCTGTCCGGCCCGATCCTGCGCGGTGCCGAGAGCGTGCAGTTCCGGCGGGACAAACCGGCGGAGAAGACGGTCGCGGGGCGATCGTCGCGTCCGCGCCCGCTATCCCCAGCCGGGGCGGCACCGGGGTCGGAGGCGATTTTCGAGGCGTTGCGGGCCAGGCGGAAACAGCTTGCCACCGCGCAGGGCGTTCCGGCCTATGTCATTTTCCATGATGCGACCCTGATCGCGCTGGCCTCGGTCAAGCCCCGCAGCCGGAGCGAGATGGAAGCGATTCCGGGCATGGGGCGCAGCAAGATCGAGCGCTACGGCGATGCGATCCTTGAAACTTTAGCCGGCGCACGAGAAATTGGCATTCACAAATTAACAATTTAGCTATAATCTAAGTATGACCACCGCACGAGGCCCCTTCAGGGACAGATGATGACATTGACGCCGTCCGCCGAACCGATCCATCCCCCGCAACTGCACGATCAGGCACCTGAATTTCAGGCCCGCACCACGATGGGTATGCGTGCCCTGTCGGATTACCGGGGGCAGTGGCTGTTGTTCTTTTCGCATCCGGCGGATTTCACCCCGGTCTGCGCCAGTGAGTTCATCGCCTTCGCCCGCGCCGCCGATCAGTTCGCGGCCCTCGACTGCGCGCTGCTCGCTTTGTCGGTCGACAGTCTCTATTCGCATCTCGCCTGGCTGCGGAGCATCAAGATGCAGTTCGGGGTCGAGATTCCGTTTCCGGTGATCGAGGACCCATCGATGGTGATCGCCCGGAGCTACGGCATGATCGCGCCGCATGCGCCGGATACCGCGCTGATCCGCGCGGTGTTCGTGATCGATCCGATCGGCGTGGTTCGGTCGATCCTGTGGTACCCGATGACCACGGGGCGTAATATCGATGAACTGCTCCGGCTGGTGACCGCGCTCAAGACCAGCGATGCCCATCATGTCTCGACCCCGGCGGGGTGGCGGCCCGGCGATGACGTGATCATGCCGCCGCCGCAATCGGCGGAGGGGCTTTATGCGCCCACCGGTCCGGGGCAGGATTGGTATTACCGGACCGGGCCGCTGCCCACCACGCCTGCGTTGAAGGCGAAACGGGCATGAGCGGGGTTGCGGAGCCGATCGATGTGGTCAAGGCGGCGCAGGTGCTGCGTTCGCTGGCCAATGCGGTGCGGTTGCGGATCGTGCTGTATCTGCTCCACGGCGAGCAGGCGGTGGGCGACCTTGAGTCCGCGCTTGAAATCCGCCAGCCCAATTTGTCGCAGCAACTGGCCGAATTGCGCGATGCAGGGCTGGTGACCGCGCGGCGGGATTCGCGGGCGATGATTTACAGTATCGCCGATGACGAACAGAAGCGCCTGATCGCGGCGTTGCTGGTGGGGTTCGGCGGGGAGCCTATTCAGAACGAGGCATCGCAGGCGGCACCCCCGACGCCCGCGGCGCCACCGGCGCATCGGCAGGTCGCGATGTTCGCCACCGTGGGCAAGCGGCGCTGATCAGGTCGCGGGCTGCGGGCGGGTGCGGCGGCGGAGCTCGTTCAGGGTGAAATAGCCGAGGGCGGCGGCGGGGGCGGCGGCACCGACCAGCGCGACCAGGGGCCAGCCGCCGTGGATCAGGAGCGCGCTCGCGAGTGCCGAGCCAAGCGCGCCGCCGCCGAAGAAGGCGGCCATGTAGGCGCCGTTGAGCCGGGCGCGGAGTTCGGGGGCTAGGGCGTAGATCGCGCGCTGGCCCAGGACGTTGTTGGCCTGGACGCCGAAATCGAGCGCGACGCCGGCAAGGGCCAGCAGGACCACGCTGTGGAGGTCCGCGCCGAGAGCCGAGATGCCGAACGAGGCGAGGACGAGGGCGAGGGAGACGGCGCTGCCGATCCGCCCGTAGCCGGCATCCGCGAGGCGGCCGGCGAGGGGGGCCGAGATCGCGCCGGCGGCACCGACCAGCGCGAAGACCGCGATGCCGAACTGGGTGTAGTGGAATTGTTCGGTGAGGTAGATCGGCACGGCGGTCCAGTAGAGGCTGAACACACCGAAGGCGGCGCATTGGTAGGCGGCGCGGCGGCGGAGGGTGGGTTCGGTCGCGTAGAGTTTGAACATGCTCAGGATGAGCGCGCCGTAGCGTTCGCGCGATTTGGGGACGACGCGGGGTAGTTTGCGGCGGAGGACCAGAAACAGGATCGCCATGCCCGCTGCCGAGAGGGCGAAGACGGCGCGCCAGCCGATCGTGTAGGCGATCAGGCTCGCGACCGGGCGGGCGAGCAGGATGCCGAAGACGAGGCCACCCATGACGTTGCCGACGACGCGGCCACGGGTTTTATCCGGCGTGAGGGTCGCGATCATGGGGACGAGGATTTGAACCGTGCTGGAACAGAGGCCGATCAGCAGGGCGGCGGCGAGAAAGATTGGCCAGGTCCAGGCGGCGGCGGCGAAGGCGAGGGCGATGACGGCGCCGGCGATCAGGCGGGTGCTGAGGGCGCGGTTTTCGATCAGGTCGCCGAGCGGGACCAGAAGCAGGAGGCCGGTTGCGTAGCCGAGCTGGGTGAAGGTGACCAGAAGGCTCGCGATGGATTTGGGCAGATGAAGCGAGGGGGCGATCAGGCCGACCAGCGGCTGGGCGTAATAGAGGTTGGCGACGACCGCGCCGGCGGCGATGGCGTAGAGCGCGACCAGCCCGGCCGTGGGGGCGGCTGGTTCGTTCGTCTGATTGTTCGACATGGCGTGGGATATGACCTTGTTCGCGCCGGGTTCAACCGGCGCGGGGCGCGGGCTCAGAAGATGCTGAAAACCCGGCCCAGCAGCGTCGTGGGGTGGTTTGGCTGGGCGACCGGGGTGGGGCCGTTATTGACCGGGGTGCCGAGGGCGGCGTTTTCCTGCAACTGGCGTTGTTCGGCTCCGGCGTTGAGCACGGCGTTGCCGCTTTTGGCGCTGCCGCCGAAGGACATCAGGGAGGAGATGAAGCCGGGGCTGCGGCTTTCGAGCTCGGCCTGACGGTTGACCGAGGCGCGGATGCCGGCGGGCGGGGTGGGGCCGGCGGCCTCAAGCAGGGCTTCCTGACCGGGACCCATGGTGGTGTCGCCATTGGCCAAAGCGGTTTGCGGGGCGAGGACTTCCTCGGCCTGTTTCGAGGATGAAATCTGCTGGGGCCGGGGCGCGCCGGGCTGGGGTGCGGCGAGGGTGAGGTTGGGCGGCATCGAGAGCGGGGCTTCGGTCGCGACGGAGAAGGCGTCCGGCGGGGTGACGTCGAGGCCGAAGGTTTTGGAGGCATCGCTGCACCCGGCAAGCGCGAGGGTTGCGGCCGCGAGGACGATCAGGGCGAGCGGTGCGGCTTGCTTGGTGCGATTCATGGAGCCTCTCTATCGCCGCGCGCGGAGGTGGGCAAGGGAGGGGTTGCGGTGGGGGCGGGGGTGTCCTTGCGGACCATCGATTCGATGATGAGGGTGGCGACGCCGCAGACGATCGAGGCGTCCGCGACGTTGAAGACATACCATTCGTAGGGGCCGATATGGGCCTCGATGAAATCGACCACCGCGCCGTATTCGACGCGCGAGATGATGTTGCCGATCGCGCCGCCGATGATCGCGCCGAGTGCCAGCGTGGTGGTGAGGTAGGCGGTGCGCCAGAGCCAGATCGAGAGGGCGATGACCGCGATGGCGGCGACCACGATCAGCATGAGGGTGGCGTTGTCGCCCGCGAGGATGCCGAAGGTGACGCCGTGGTTCCAGACCATCGCGAAATTGAGGACCGGCAGGATTTTGACGATGCCGCGCTCGGGGAGGTGCAGATCGTAGAGCACCCAGTATTTCGACGCCTGATCGGCGGCGAGGACCACGAGGGCCATGAGGAGTCCGGCGAGGCGGCGGTTCATTCGACGAACTCGCAGCAGCGGCGGCAGAGTGTCGGGTGGGCGGGGTTGGTTCCGACTTCCGGGAGGATTTTCCAGCAGCGGGCGCATTTGGTGCCGGGGGCGATCTCGACCTTCGGCAAGGCGCGCAGCGGGGCGGCGGTGCCGGCACCGGCTTCATCGGGCGCGACCAGGGTTTCGGCATCCGAGGTGATCAGCAGTTCCGCCCAATCGACGTTTTGCAGGGCGAGCGGGGCATCGACCGCCAAGGTGAGGGTGATTTTCGCTTGGAGGGAGGCCGCGATATCGCCGGTGCGGCGGGCGTTTTCAAGCTCGGTGTTGGCGAGTTTGCGGACGGCGCGGATCTCGGACCAGCCGGCATCGAGCGCATCGTCCCGCCAGTCCGCCGGGATGGTCGGGAATGGGGCGAGGTGGACACATTCGGCCTCGCCGAAGCGGGCGCGCCAGGCTTCGTCGGCGGTGAAGGGCAGGACCGGGGCGAGCCAGGTGGTGAGGCAGCGGTGGATGAGGTCGAGCACGGTGCGGCAGGCGCGGCGGGTTTCGCTCTGGCGGACCTGATGGCCTTCGGCATCGAGCCGGACATCGCAATAGAGGGCGTCCTTGCGGATGTCGAAATAGAAAGCCGAGAGGTCGTTGTTGCAGAATTGGTGGATGGCGGGGAACACGCCGGTCCAGTCATGGGTATCGACCGCGCGGCGGAGCATGGCGTCGAGCACCGCGAGTTTGTGGAGCATGTATTGCTCAAGCTCGGGCATGGCGGTGCGATCGAGGATTTCGGCTTGGGTGAAGCCATCGAGGCTGCCGAGCAGCCAGCGCAGGGTGTTGCGGATGCGGCGGTAGAGATCGGCCTGCTGTTTCAGGATGTCCTTGCCGATGCGCAGATCGTTATGGACATCCGCGTTCATCACCCAGAGGCGGAGGATGTCCGCGCCGTAAAGGTCGATCACTTCCTGCGGGGCGGTGACGTTGCCGAGGGATTTCGACATTTTGCGGCCCTGCTCGTCGAGCACGAAACCATCGGTGACGATGGCCTTGAACGGGGCGATGCCACGGGTGCCGACCGATTCGAGCAGGGAGGCCTGAAACCAGCCGCGATGCTGGTCCGAGCCTTCGAGGTAGAGATCGGCGGGCCAGGGCATGCCGCGGGCTTCGAGGACGAAGGCGTGGGTCGAGCCGCTTTCGAACCAGACATCGACGATGTCGAAGACCTGTTCGTAATCCTCGGGGTTGTAGGCATTGCCGAGGAAGTCGGCGGCGGGGCGGGCGTACCAGGCATCGGCCCCCTCGGCCTCGAAGATGGCGCGGGTGCGGGCGAAGATTTCGGGGTCGTTGAGGATGGATTTGTCAGTTTTGTGGACGAAGATGGCGATGGGCACGCCCCAGGCGCGCTGGCGGGAGATGCACCAGTCGGGGCGGGATTCGACCATCGAGCGGATGCGGTTGCGCCCGGCTTCGGGGACGAAGCGCGTGGCGTCGAGGGCTGCGAGGGCTTTGTCGCGGATGTGTTCGGGACCGTCCATCCGGATGAACCAGTTGGGGCGGGCGAGGTAGATCAGCGGGGCTTTGGAGCGCCAGGAATGGGGGTAGGAATGGCGGAATTCCTCGCGTTTGAGGAGGGTGCCGGTGGCGGTGAGCGCGTCGCAGACGGCGTTGGCGACTTTATAGACGTGCATTCCGGCAAAGAGGGGAACGTCTGCCGCGTAGGTGCCGTCGTCGTTCACGGTTTCGGGGACGCCAATGGCGTTTTCGCGGCAGAGGAAGAAATCGTCCTCGCCGTGGGCCGGGGCCATGTGAACAAATCCGGTGCCAGCATCCGTGGTTACGAAATCACCCGGTAGCATTCTGACATGGCCGGGAAGCCGGTCGGGGAGGCGTGCACCTTCGCCGGATTTTCCCATGATCCCCGGTAGTGGATAATTATGAGTATGAAATGGGTGCTGGCAGTGGAACGTCTTAAAGACGTCACCAGACACGCTGCCAAAACTGCGTGCATGGACGATACCGGCTGCCTTTTTGAAGCTGTCCAGTAGATCAGTGGCAACAACCAGTTCCTCACCTACTATAGCGGCAGAGCCCGGTTCAATTTCATCAACGACAATGAGATCGTATGATGCTTGGGGATTGTATGCGATTGCCTGATTACCCGGTATTGTCCATGGGGTCGTCGTCCAAATCACGATTGAAGCATTGTCCCATGGACGGCTTAACGGATATCCGCTTCCTTCATATACGGGATTCGAAATCCTGAACCGCACCCAGATCGCGGTGTCGGTTTTGTCCTGGTATTCGACTTCGGCTTCGGCGAGAGCGGTTTTTTCGACCGGGCTCCACATGACGGGGCGGAGGCCACGGTAGAGTGCGCCGTTGGCGGCGAATTTGTGGATTTCGGCGGCGATCGCGGCTTCGGAGGGGAAATCCATCGTGGCGTAGCGGTGCGCCCAGTTGCCTTCGACGCCGAGGCGTTTGAATTCGGCGGCCTGGATGTCGAGCCATTTGGCGGCGTAGGCGCGACATTCGGCGCGGAAGGCGAGGATGGGGACATCGTCCTTGTTTTTACCGGCCTTGCGGTATTGTTCCTCGATTTTCCATTCGATCGGCAGGCCGTGGCAGTCCCAGCCGGGGACGTAGTCGGCGTCGTAGCCGGCCATCTGGCGGGCGCGGTTGATGACGTCCTTATGGATTTTGTTGAGGGCGTGGCCGATGTGGAGGTTGCCGTTGGCGTAGGGCGGGCCATCATGCAGGATGAAGGGGGTGCGGCCTGCCGCATCGGCGCGGAGGCGGGCGAACAGGCCCATGGCTTCCCAGCGGGCGAGGGCTTCGGGTTCGCGTTTGGGGAGGTCGCCGCGCATCGGGAAGTCGGTGCGGGGGAGGAAGACGGTGGCGCGGTAGTCGCGCTCGGCGGGGACGTCGTTCATGTCAGGCTCCGGCAGGGAGGGAGGGTGAGTTGGAGGACCCGGCCCTTAGTGCAGGGCCGGGCGGATAATTCGCCGGGCGGTCCGTCTTTCCATGGGAGGTATATGCGAGGGTGGGGGCGTGGCGGTCAAGTCGGGTGGGTTTCGAGGGATCAATATGTTGCGATATCGTAACGATATGGGCGTGTCTGGAGGCGGCGGGTTTGAGGGTTTTTAATCGTCGGGGCGGGCGTGGGCGTGCGGACAGATGGTCGGGGCGCGCATGAGGTGAAGTCGCGCGCGTGGTTGCGGGGTGGGCGGGTGATGCCGGGCGGTGCTGTGCGGTGCGGGTGCGACGGCGTGCGGGTGCGCCGGACCGGATGGGCATGGGCGCGGCGAGCGCGGGTGCGATGGGGTTGTCGTTGCTGGCGCGGTAGGCTGCGAGGTGGCGGCAGGTGAGGCGGAGCACGCCGGTCGTCAGGTTGCCGTCAGGGTATTGCGCCGCGAGAACCGCGAGGAGCCCTTCGAGGATCTCGATGATCCGGCCGATCACATCGGCATGGGTAAGAGGGTGAGACGGCGCATTGCTGGACACGCACCCTATTCATCACAGGGGGTGGGGGGTGAGAAAGTGGGCAATAGGAAGGAAGCACTACTTTTTTGAAAAAAAGTAGCAAAAAACTTTCGCTCCTCCGGGCACGGGCGTTTCAGAGCGCACGGACCCAGATTCAAGAAAGTTTTTTGGTTCTTTTTTGCAAAAAAGAACCCTTCTTTTCCCTTGCCTTCCCTAACAATGGGTCACGCCGCGAGAGCGGCGCGGATAGCATCGAGGGCGGCTTCGGCCTGGGTGGCGTCGGGGCCGCCGGCCTGGGCCATGTCGGGGCGGCCGCCGCCGCCTTTGCCGCCGAGGGCTTCGGCGGCGGCGCGGACGAGGGTGACGGCGTTGTGGGTTTTGGTGAGGTCTTCGGAGACGCCGATGACGATGCTGGCCTTGCCTTCGGCGGTGGAGATGACG
This sequence is a window from Acidiphilium acidophilum. Protein-coding genes within it:
- a CDS encoding ADP-polyphosphate phosphotransferase; protein product: MRIETTPFRVEPGSGFKLRRHPTRIDPPFKGKKDYKGLLKQHVERLSDLQQRLYAANRHAILLIFQAMDAAGKDGVIRHVMSGVNPQGCQVFSFKHPSALELQHDFLWRTTRDLPERGRIGIFNRSYYEEVLIARVHPEILASESLPDPPHPPDAVWPARYRSIVDLEHHLSTNGTKIIKFFLHLSKDEQRRRFIDRIDDPAKNWKFSTADLEERKYWDQYMTAYEACLGATSATHAPWYAVPADDKHTARLIVSQVIVEALEALDMSFPHVTPERRAELQDIRRQLAA
- a CDS encoding DegT/DnrJ/EryC1/StrS family aminotransferase, producing MSVQSPDRPAIGSADAPPAVPIYRALLPGADALLPYLRIIDANRHYANRGELVRRLETRLRERIAAPGCAVLTAASGTAALQAAILAQTGRADPARPFALIAGYTFVATAMAAEACGYTPVFVDIDPATWAIDPATLRRHDRLARTGIVLAVAPYGRPHDQQAWVDFASSTGVPVVIDAAASFEALMQNPATLTGTVPVVLSFHATKAFATGEGGAVIWSDIEGLKRCARAMNFGFLYSRESRAAGFNGKMSEYHAAIGLAALDGWDATAAASARLAARYRAIAMRAGLGDRLILAPEIASNYALFRADSRSDPLASCACLEAAAIEHRFWYGPGLHREPYFAAHRPAALPATEACAAALLGIPVFPDIDEPAIERIIAALARTAP
- a CDS encoding PglD-related sugar-binding protein, whose amino-acid sequence is MNASTQVQPLVLYGATGHALSVRAQIERVFAARNHHIVAYIDDHHPGGELAGAPVVTFDEWQVRFREIPVIVTIGEPRARRALAERIEAAGGRFASMCGDWPSIAADFTYGEGSFTGGPNYIGPNVSIGRHVQIQPMTTLAHDARVGDYSTICTSNIAGWVLIGDEVFIGVGAAIVNGTASRPIQIGQGAVIYAGAVVTKSVPPGMKVAGNPARDVSLAAARRRRGTRPLTDPV
- a CDS encoding glycosyltransferase family 2 protein, producing the protein MKIFILSRNRPIFLWACLDSLYRHTRTPCRFILIDSASDDPLIRPVIEGFERRGMLAEIVWLKRNDATMVRAAIVERLDETDELFAFIESDVVLLPGSIGCWVARMAELMADPRLAMLGSLIDPDDFVSLDQARIAAPHLTEYELRDITHHEDPEARRHRPDPGQAVFSPHNPAGRLLMIRTEAVRRAGGATDSDLHDRLFELGYTTGISTEVRHRHLSLLNVYDYPAYDMNARNAYMYSLTYKAQAEQAIMAGLEQSGRITTEPDLHVVADGVRIDAERLDRVYRFTVPDAAEITLTCRRGFALQSVDRRPLGVSLGSLILDGVERLFDPQLQRGWYPAESAWRWTAGRAELPQVHSIELTVVGSVSYQTDPIEPMTDRQP
- a CDS encoding PEP-CTERM sorting domain-containing protein; this translates as MYSFRFSSILAGVLALGIAGAGTAVAAPMTASVSLTSGSFSVGGGGASVSGLNGTYTNYATGDFSFSNDFPSSTTPYNLTLGGAIYVGNTPVLSGTSGVFTSSLGNLTGAIEALSIGGTTAYDPALVTVIDTILLSGQNPGSVSYDGFSLSYYYHVDSSSSSGASGIFAVGTNNNLGLGTDSGSFSASATLTDVPEPGSLLLLASGLLGLAVVRRRRII